A window of Sulfurimonas gotlandica GD1 contains these coding sequences:
- a CDS encoding thiamine pyrophosphate-dependent enzyme: protein MSEMKKIKNLKEFSTSADRFEGANLLCPGCAHSIIVREVLNATNDDLVLSASTGCLEVCTAVYPYTSWDASWIHIGFENGSTAVAGAEAMYKALKNKGRLKQPDRNPKFVSFAGDGASYDIGFQWISGCMERGHNMMHVVLDNEVYANTGGQRSSSTPIGSSTTTAPAGRVSYGEKKNKKDMVSIMASHHIPYSAQVSPNKWKDMVKKIQHGFSVDGPVFINAVSPCTTEWKFDPKDTMLLADLSTDSLVFPLYEIIDGRELNITYRPKNVVPVEEYLAAQGRFKHLFKDEYKHLIKEWQDRVDDNWSYLQRREEARV from the coding sequence GTGAGTGAAATGAAAAAAATTAAAAACTTAAAAGAGTTCTCAACATCAGCTGACCGTTTTGAAGGTGCAAACCTTTTATGTCCTGGTTGTGCGCACTCTATCATTGTTCGTGAAGTATTAAATGCTACGAATGATGACTTAGTACTTTCAGCATCTACTGGATGTCTTGAAGTATGTACTGCTGTTTATCCATATACATCATGGGATGCTTCTTGGATTCACATCGGTTTTGAGAATGGCTCTACTGCTGTTGCAGGTGCTGAAGCAATGTATAAAGCACTTAAAAACAAAGGTCGTCTAAAGCAACCTGATCGTAACCCTAAATTTGTATCTTTTGCAGGTGACGGTGCTTCTTACGATATTGGTTTCCAATGGATTTCTGGTTGTATGGAACGTGGTCATAACATGATGCACGTTGTTCTTGACAATGAAGTATATGCAAACACTGGTGGTCAAAGATCATCTTCAACTCCAATTGGTTCAAGTACTACTACTGCTCCTGCTGGTCGTGTTAGCTATGGTGAAAAGAAAAACAAAAAAGATATGGTTTCAATTATGGCATCTCACCATATTCCATATTCAGCTCAAGTTTCTCCAAATAAATGGAAAGACATGGTTAAGAAAATCCAACACGGTTTTTCAGTAGATGGTCCAGTATTTATAAATGCTGTATCTCCATGTACAACTGAGTGGAAATTTGATCCTAAAGACACAATGCTATTAGCTGATTTATCAACTGATTCATTAGTATTCCCTTTATATGAAATTATTGATGGCAGAGAATTAAATATTACTTACCGTCCTAAAAATGTTGTTCCAGTTGAAGAGTATTTAGCTGCACAAGGTCGTTTCAAACACCTATTCAAAGATGAGTACAAACACTTAATCAAAGAGTGGCAAGATCGTGTTGATGACAATTGGTCATACCTACAAAGACGTGAAGAAGCAAGAGTTTAA
- the luxS gene encoding S-ribosylhomocysteine lyase — translation MPLLDSFTVDHTIMPAPAVRKAKGMKTPSGDDITVFDLRFVKPNEEILSSEGIHTLEHLFAGFMRDHLNSTTTEIIDISPMGCRTGFYMSVLGKPEEEVVAQAWEASMRDILEVKEQKDIPELNIYQCGTYKMHSLSDAKDIASAVLRKDIDIMDNDALALDLSKVEE, via the coding sequence ATGCCATTATTAGACTCATTTACAGTTGACCACACTATTATGCCAGCACCGGCAGTTCGTAAAGCTAAGGGAATGAAAACTCCAAGCGGAGATGATATTACAGTTTTTGATTTACGTTTTGTAAAACCAAACGAAGAAATTTTATCTTCAGAAGGAATTCATACATTAGAACACCTTTTTGCTGGATTTATGAGAGATCATCTAAACTCTACAACGACTGAGATTATCGATATATCGCCAATGGGCTGTAGAACAGGTTTTTATATGAGCGTACTTGGAAAACCTGAAGAAGAAGTAGTAGCTCAAGCATGGGAAGCTTCAATGAGAGATATTTTAGAAGTTAAAGAGCAAAAAGATATTCCAGAGCTTAATATATACCAGTGTGGAACATATAAAATGCATTCGCTCTCTGATGCAAAAGATATAGCATCTGCTGTACTTCGTAAAGATATTGACATCATGGATAATGACGCTTTAGCATTGGATTTATCAAAAGTAGAAGAGTAG